DNA sequence from the Augochlora pura isolate Apur16 chromosome 11, APUR_v2.2.1, whole genome shotgun sequence genome:
atatttctgtttgcAAGCGATACAAGggagtttctatttttacaaacgTCAAGCGATTGCGCGGAAATTAACGCAACCTTGTTGTTCTCCGGGTTGCGTTAacttttacagaattaattaattggatAACGGAATGTATTTTCGGAACACGAGATTATACGTTGtcctttattaaaaattgtcgacgttcttaattaacaattatcgaggtatttaattaaaaattgtcaacgtctttattaaaaaattgtcgaagtAATTAATTCAACATTGAAAagattcaatgaaaaatagccaaaagtttcaatgaaaaataaccaaaggtttcgatgaaaaatatccaaaatcttaaattaaaaatagccaAAAGATTCAATGAACAATAGccaaaatattcaataaaaaatagccAAAagtttcgatgaaaaatatccaaaatcttaaattaaaaatagcctaaagtttcaataaaaaattatcacaagcttcaattaaaaattgtcagaatctattgaaaattaaaaattgtccaaatctattaaaaattaaaaattgtcaaaacctattaaaaattaaaaataattatagcctCCAATCAAAAAATTCTCAACGCTGActagatttaaaaaacagtCAAAATCtccgattaaaaattgttaaatcgttcgataataaataataaaaatcaattaaaaattgtcaccATCAACAACACTTCTTAtcagaaaattctaatcaaattCTACCGCAAATAACTCGTTTATAACTCGTTAAGAAGACGCAACAATGTATTTTCGTACAGATATCAGTCTCGCggtattattcaattaaacttttgttaaaaaaaccGTACTCAGACGTTACGTCAAACGGTATATCGAAAAAGCCGGGCGACGATAAACCTTATCAACCGCGGTcgtgttttacattttatataacgtaAGGCGATTTGAAAATCGACGTTATCGCGCGTccatcgaaacgaaattttccgTTCAGGCTTAAATATAGTCCAACCCCTTcgtatatgaaaataaattttccgcgATACTTCGGctatctttaaaaaatgtctcaCTCGACAGATCTCGGTTCCCTCGCGCGACGCGCACATTTTGTACGCCTTTGCTCTCCTATTTGTGGACGTGTACTCGCCGCACCATCGGCACGTTGTAAACCAAGTGGAAAAACGAGTCCAGTATGTGATTCAATGATCGCAGCCAGGCCTCAATATAGTAATTCATTTCCCTCGTCATCGAAAAGCTCTCCCATCTCGTATCTGCCTCATGgctgaaattaaatacaacattattttaatttttaccttcaaattattttagtagattgttcttaaattgtattaatttaattcgtgcTAGTTGcaagttaaattatttttatttatgttatcttaatgttaaattattttaattcgcactattttgtaattatattgtttcaatttatattattttaatttatattgttttcaagtgaaattatttcaattcataTTATCTTCAAATTgtactattttaattcaaattattttcaagttaaattattttaattcatactattttcaaattaaattatgtcaatttatattattttcaatttatattattccaatttatattatcttcaaattgtattattttacttgaaattattttcaaattacattatgtcaatttatattgtttccaaattaaattatttcaatttacacTATTGCCaccttaaattattttaattcctcttattatcaaattatattaatttaattaatatcgatacTAGCTACTATTATcatctaattaatttcataaaatttaacagCCTCCATACCTTTCTATTTCCGAATGCTTGTCCCGATTGTTGTAAGTGTACATGTAACAAGCAGGGAAAGCACTCGTCGTCTTCACTCTGTGAAACTGTCCTGTCTTAATAGGTATCGACGAGTCTTTCGACAACGTGACACCTTGCGACAGCTCCTCGTCGCTGTACGTCACCTCGCCTTCGAGCACCGTCAAGCTGACGTTCGAGAAATTCCTCGCGATATAGTTGTCCAGGTACATGCCAGGAAAATCGGCGACGAATAAAACGTCCGTATCGTTTGACCACGTGTAAACATGTTGCTCGATTTCTTCCAACTTGTACCtaaacaagaaattaatattactaatataataaacattgtttaaaaatttaatatttaaacatattatcTGTCGAATTAATTGCCATACCTGTAGGAGTTGTATTGTGTTAAAAGTGGCATTAGAAATAAAACAGGCTTCAAAGGATGCCAGTCGACAGTCAGCAGGTCGACATTTGGGTCGAACATCCTCTGCTGGAACCTACCATTCAGAGAACACCATACGTCCATGTAGATGCTCAAGTTCGACGAGAGGGGTGACAATTTTTCCTGCTGGGTATAGTGATTTTCTTGTTCTATTAAATTgtcctgaaaataaaatgacagcAGCTGTTAATACAGTTCACTTTTGCCAAATATGTATgttaaagatatatatattaaagtcagattattaaacaatttttaatagaaactgATAGAACTCTTTCAGTACCCTAATGCAGAAGGCGTATTGTATAGCCATGTCAGCGTGTTTCTCCCATCGATCAGTCTGCACCCACACCTGAGGGTCTAAATAACGATCCTCGTTGCTCTCATTATCGTGGACCTTAATCACGACCAGTATAGTGTCCCAAACGTGGACCATCATGTCCCAGGAGTAACCATAAATACCTGGTACCCAATTATTATAACCCTGGAAtgataaagaatatataaattaaaataatgaaacgtaatatttttattaatttatgtagaGAGCTCCGAAAATTAACAGAGTGATAGCTGAGAcgatttcaagcaactttttcctgtacagaaattttttacgaggcttcgttaacaaaatattaaggaaaaatgtTGGTAAATCAGCGCGTGAGTATGGCGGAGGAGTAGGCGGCGCCACGGTGAGCAGGGCGCGGCATCGACCGCGTGGGTGTGGCGTCTACCGCGCGGGCGTGGCATCTACTGCTCTCGCCCAACTTTTTCATCGATATCTCGTTAACGGagcctcgtagaaaattttcgcaAGGGAAAATGTTGTTGCAAATATTCCAAAGCATCCAATAGTGTAAGTGAAATTTTCGGAACACCTTTTCATGCAAAGAGTATAAAACGATAGTGAAGCAGAGGCTCGTTAGTTCTTCTATCGACGTGAAATCGATACCTTGGTGATGAAATGAGAGTACGGAAGGAAAAATTGCAAGGCCACGtgaaagagtaagagagataCAACTAATTTTTGCCGCTTCGTCGCACCTACGGGTCGTGAATCGACATCTCTCGCGCGCTTGCAAATTGTACTGTTATATACGTCCTCCTTCTCTCGCGGGCCATCTCGTTGCTCTTTTGTTGCTCTC
Encoded proteins:
- the Gc gene encoding gamma-glutamyl carboxylase isoform X2, which gives rise to MGRPHGVSFPIDPRNEATVVALGHSDLRDHVDRRVRYNAGLAFQARLRQLRVAILVHLPAEQGLLEQPHVSVRDRRHSPLGALDARKMNTEQSKATVPLWNYFILRFQFFALYFLAGLKKSSTEWLSGYAMSNLSAHWVFSPFKLFLTTEQTDFFVVHWFGCIFDLTIGFWILYEKTRVPAMILCTTFHLMNSRLFNIGMFPYVCLVTMPLFCSTDWPRKCISWFRWNCKSIFADSRTIKVCDAIPAHCFENDCKKEYKDTLNITGSRKEHHKTDKGAKRATKEQRDGPREKEDVYNSTICKRARDVDSRPVGATKRQKLVVSLLLFHVALQFFLPYSHFITKGYNNWVPGIYGYSWDMMVHVWDTILVVIKVHDNESNEDRYLDPQVWVQTDRWEKHADMAIQYAFCIRDNLIEQENHYTQQEKLSPLSSNLSIYMDVWCSLNGRFQQRMFDPNVDLLTVDWHPLKPVLFLMPLLTQYNSYRYKLEEIEQHVYTWSNDTDVLFVADFPGMYLDNYIARNFSNVSLTVLEGEVTYSDEELSQGVTLSKDSSIPIKTGQFHRVKTTSAFPACYMYTYNNRDKHSEIESHEADTRWESFSMTREMNYYIEAWLRSLNHILDSFFHLVYNVPMVRRVHVHK